In Macadamia integrifolia cultivar HAES 741 chromosome 5, SCU_Mint_v3, whole genome shotgun sequence, a single window of DNA contains:
- the LOC122078161 gene encoding uncharacterized protein LOC122078161 isoform X1, whose product MQSYSLSLPPSLYGFICLELLKPLNSDASQVINSQTPRSSSPCSLSLELLTISLMATMVYVVLLLALSSVMDEASIAGFFAECGNGCPCMLAESAPAKNEIRKLFLHGADEVFKGFGSSSSLDSQYGKDMLGRGLREVPSGPDPLHHNGGSPKKPHTP is encoded by the exons ATGCaatcatattctctctctctccctccctctctctatgGATTCATTTGTTTGGAGCTCTTGAAGCCTTTAAATTCAGATGCGTCCCAAGTCATTAACTCCCAAACTCCTCGCTCGAGCTCGCCCTGTTCTCTCTCGCTCGAGCTCCTCACAATCTCACTCATGGCGACAATGGTGTATGTGGTTCTACTTTTGGCCCTATCTTCGGTGATGGATGAAGCTTCCA TTGCTGGATTTTTTGCAGAATGTGGTAATGGGTGTCCATGCATGCTGGCGGAGTCAGCACCAGCCAAGAATGAAATTCGAAAG CTTTTTCTGCATGGGGCGGATGAGGTCTTCAAAGGGTTTGGATCATCATCGTCGTTGGATTCTCAATATGGAAAGGATATGTTGGGACGGGGTTTGAGGGAGGTTCCATCAGGACCTGACCCTCTCCACCATAATGGCGGTAGCCCTAAGAAGCCCCATACCCCCTGA
- the LOC122078161 gene encoding uncharacterized protein LOC122078161 isoform X2, translating to MQSYSLSLPPSLYGFICLELLKPLNSDASQVINSQTPRSSSPCSLSLELLTISLMATMVYVVLLLALSSVMDEASKCGNGCPCMLAESAPAKNEIRKLFLHGADEVFKGFGSSSSLDSQYGKDMLGRGLREVPSGPDPLHHNGGSPKKPHTP from the exons ATGCaatcatattctctctctctccctccctctctctatgGATTCATTTGTTTGGAGCTCTTGAAGCCTTTAAATTCAGATGCGTCCCAAGTCATTAACTCCCAAACTCCTCGCTCGAGCTCGCCCTGTTCTCTCTCGCTCGAGCTCCTCACAATCTCACTCATGGCGACAATGGTGTATGTGGTTCTACTTTTGGCCCTATCTTCGGTGATGGATGAAGCTTCCA AATGTGGTAATGGGTGTCCATGCATGCTGGCGGAGTCAGCACCAGCCAAGAATGAAATTCGAAAG CTTTTTCTGCATGGGGCGGATGAGGTCTTCAAAGGGTTTGGATCATCATCGTCGTTGGATTCTCAATATGGAAAGGATATGTTGGGACGGGGTTTGAGGGAGGTTCCATCAGGACCTGACCCTCTCCACCATAATGGCGGTAGCCCTAAGAAGCCCCATACCCCCTGA